The stretch of DNA GCTCGCCGGACTCGCCCTCGGCGACGCGCTGGGCATGCCCACGCAGTCGATGTCGCGGGAGTGGATCACCTCGCGGTACGGGCGCGTGACCACGCTGCTCGACGCCGCCCCCGACCAGCCGATCGCGCCGGGGATGCCGGCGGGCTCGGTCACCGACGACACGGAGCAGGCGCTGCTGCTCGCCGGGCTGCTGATCGACGGGGCCGGCCGCGTCGACGCGACCGCGTTCGCGGACGCGCTGGAGCGGTGGGAGGCCGACATGGTCCGCCGTGGCTCGGCGGACCTGCTCGGCCCCTCGACCAAACGCGCGATCCAGCGCCTGCGGGCGGGCGAGGCACCGGACGAGGCCGGTCGCGACGGCACCACCAACGGGGCCGCGATGCGGGTGGCGCCCGTGGGGGTCGCCGTGCCGGTGACGGACCAGGACGCGCTGCTCGACGCCGTCGTGCAGGCCAGCCGGGTGACCCACAACTCCTCCATCGGGATCGCCGCGGCCGCCGCGGTGGCCGCGGCCGTCTCCGCAGGCGTCGCGGGCGAGAGCCTGAGCAGCGCGCTCGACGCCGCCGAGCACGCCGCGGCCGCAGGCGCCCGGCGCGGCCACTGGGCCGCGGGCGGCGACATCGCCGCCCGCATCCGGTGGGCCCGCGGCTTCGTACGCGGCCGGGACCGCGCCGACCTCGCCGACGCCGTCGCGGACGTGATCGGCACGTCCGTGGCGGCGCAGGAGTCGGTGGTGGCCGCGTTCGCGCTCGCCGAGGCGCTCGGCGACGCCCCCCTCGAAGCGCTCACCCTCGCGGCCGAGATCGGCGGCGACACCGACACGGTCGCCGCGATCTGCGGCGCCGTGCTCGGCGCGCACCACGGCGTGGGCGGGCTGCCCGCGGACCTGCTCGACACGGTCCTGCGGGTCAACGGCCTCGATCCGGCACCCGTCGCCGACGGGCTGCTCCGACTCCGGCACGGGAGCTCGACATGACCACCACCAGCGAAGGTCCCAGCACCGGGAAGGTCGAAGCCGCGCTCGAGACGCGCGGCATCGAGCCGGTGCCTGCCGACGAGCGTCACGGGCGCCCGGCCCAGTTGTTCTGGGTGTGGTTCGCCGCCAACATCTCGATCCTCGGCCTGCCGCTGGGCGCCACCCTCGTCGCGCTGGGGCTCACCGTGTGGCAAGCGGTGGTCGTCGCGGCCATCGGCTCGGTCGGCTCGTTCGCGATCGTCGGGGCGGTGTCGATCGCAGGCCGCCGCGGCGGCGCCCCCGGCCTCACGCTGTCGCGGGCCGTGTTCGGGGCGCGCGGCAACATCGGCCCCACCGCCGTCTCGCTGATCTCCCGGCTGGGCTGGGAGACGGTCAACACGACGACGGCGGCGTTCGCGCTGCTCTCGCTGTGCACGATCCTGTTCGGCGCCAGCCCGGCCGCCACCGACCACCCCTGGCTGACCGTCGCGTGCATCACGGTGTTCGTGCTGCTCACGGTGGTCGTGTCCGGGCTGGGGCACGCCGTGCTGGTGTCCGTGCAGCGCTGGGCGACCTGGGTGTTCGGCGCGCTCAACATCGTGGTCGGCGCGTTCCTCGTCGCCACCGTCGACTGGGCGGCCGTCGGCGCGGCCACCCCCGCGCCCGTCGGCACGATGATCGCGGGCGTCGGCATCATCGCGGCCGGCACCGGCATCGGGTGGGCGAACGCGTCGGCCGACGTCTCGCGCTACCAGGCACCCGGCGTGAAGGCGGGCTCCCTGGTGCTCTCGGCGGCCGCGGGGGCGGGCATCCCGCTGGTGCTCCTCATCTCGCTGGGAAGCATGCTCGCCGCGGGCGACCCGTCGCTGGCCGACGCGGGCGACCCGGTGGCCGCCATCCGCGCCATGCTGCCGACCTGGATGGCGGTGCCGTACCTGGTGGCGGCGTTCGGCGGGCTGCTGCTGTCCAACCACCTGTCCGTCTACTCCGCAGGGCTCACCACCCTGACGCTCGGCCTGCGGATGCCGCGCGTGTACGCCGTGGTCGTCGACGTGGTGGTGACGTTCGTCGGGGCGATCTACTTCATCCTCGTCGCCGACGACTTCTACGGCCCCTTCATCGCGTTCATCAGCCTCCTCGCCGTACCGATCACGGCCTGGGTCGGCGTGTTCGCCACCGACATGCTCCGCCGCGAGCACTACGACCCGGTCGCGCTGATGGACGTGCGCCGGACCAGCGCGTACTGGTACCGCGGCGGTGTCGAGTGGCGGGCCGTCACGGCATGGGCCGCCGCGATCGTGGCCGGCTACCTCTTCGTCACCGCGGGCCCGTCGGACGCGCCGTGGTTCAGCGGACCGCTCGCCGGGAGCTGGTTCGGGGAGAACGGGCTCGGCTGGGTGGTCACCTTCGTCGTGGCAGCAGGGATCTACGGCGGGCTGGGCGGGGCCCGGCGATGACCGGTCGGCTGATCCACACCGGGCAGGTGATCCTCGACCTGGTGATGCGGGTGAAGGGGCTGCCGCCGGTCGGCGGGGACGTGTTCGCCTCGCACACCGACCTGCAGCCCGGCGGCGGGTTCAACGTCATGGCCGCGGCCGCGCGGGCCGGGGCCGAGGTCGTGTACGCGGGCGGGCACGGCGGCGGCCGGTTCGGCGACCTCGCGCGCGCCGCCATGGCCGCCGAGGGCATCACGGCAGCGCTCCCGCCCACCCCGGGATCGGACACCGGGATCTGCGTCGTGCTCGTGGACGGCACCGGCGAGCGCACGTTCGTGACGGGCAGCGGGGCCGAGTCGACCGTCGACGCCGCGGCGCTCGCGGCCGTACCGGTCACCGCCGCCGACGTGGTGTACGTGAGCGGCTACAGCCTGCTCGTCCCGGACAAGGCGGCCGTCCTGCTCGACCGGCTCACCACCCTCGACGACCCGACGGTGCTGGTCGACCCAGGGCCGCTCGTCGGGGAGATCGACCCCACCGCATGGACCCGCCTGCTGGAACGCACGTCGATCCTCTCCGCGAACGCCCGCGAGGCACGCATCCTCACCGGCGAGACCGACGGCTGGGCGGCCTCGGCGAAGCTCGCCAGGCGCCTTCCCCCGTCGGCGGCCGTGATCGTGCGCGACGGCGCGGCGGGGTGCCTCGTCACCCGCGACGGCACCAGGACGCACGTCCCCGGCATCCCGGTCGAGGTCGTCGACACCACGGGGGCGGGCGACGCGCACTGCGGTGTGCTCGCCGCCGAGCTGTTGCGCGGGGCGGACCTCGTCGGCGCCGCGACCCGCGCGAACGCGGCGGCCGCCCTCGCCGTGACGCGTCCCGGGCCCGCCACCGCACCCACCCGCGAAGAGGTGGACCTGCTCCTGGCGACGACCTCCTGAACCTGCGACCGAGCCACCCGGCAGGCTCAGAAGACCTCCGCCAGGACCGCGTCGACGGCCGCGCGGAGCTTCGCGTGCCCTTCCCGCAGCTCGCGGCGATCGGCGCGCACCTCGACGACCCGTAGCCCGGGCGCCGGGACGAGCGCGCCTGCGAGGTCCGGTAGGTCGGCCGGTACGTGGCCGGTGCCGGTGGCCGCGCACAGGGCGGCCAGGTCGACGTCGTGCGGCGTGCCGAAGACCCGCTCGAACGCGGCGGCGTGCGCCGGGTCGCCCTGTTCGAGGAGCCCGAAGATCCCGCCGCCTCCGTCGTTGAGGACGACGATCGTGAGGTCGGGGCGCGGCTCGTCGGGACCGAGGACGAGGCCGGTGGTGTCGTGCAGGAGCGTGAGGTCGCCGATCAGCGCGTAGGCCGGGCCCTCGTGGGCGAGCGCGGCGCCGATCGCCGTGGACACGGTCCCGTCGATGCCCGCGACGCCTCGGTTCGCGAGCACCGTGAGGTCCGGACGCGGCGCCGCGGCCAGCGCGACGTCGCGCACCGGGTTGGACGAGCCGAGCACCAGCTGCGCGCCGGACGGCAGCGCGGCCACCAGCTCACGGGCGAGGCGCAGGCCCCCGGGGGCGGCGGGGTCGTCGAGGGCCTTGTCGAGGGCCTCCGCCGCGGCGGCGTCCGCGGCGCGCCACCGGTCCGTCCACGAGCGGCCGGGGTGCAGCCGCGGCAGGCTCCCGATGGCGCGGACGCTGCCTGCGACGTCCGTCCACGGCATGCCTCGTGGGTCGGCGAGCGCGTGGACGGTGACGTCCGGGTCGGCCAGTAGCCGCTGGACCGAGCGGTGCAGCGTGGGCCGGCCCGCCACCACCACCTGGGCGGGCCGCAACGCAGGCGAGGCCCCGAGGAGCCACGGTCCGGTGCGCACCCCGGCGGGCCAGGCCGCGGACGCGGGTTCGGCCACCACCGGCACCGGCAGGTCGAGCAGGTCCTCCGGGGCGCCGTGACCGGCGATGACGAGCGTGGGGGCCGCCGGGTCCAGCGGCAACGGCCCGACCTGCCGGGCGGCGGGAACCACCCGCGTGCGCGGCTCACCGTCGGGACGGCCCGCCGGGGCCTCCCCCGGCTCGTCGGGCACCAGCGGCTCGGCGAAGGGCAGGTTCAGGTGCGCGGGGCCGGGCGGCCCACCGGAGGCACCCGTCGCGGCTGCGACGAGCCGGTCGACGAACGAGCGGCTGCGCGCGGGATCGCCGCCGATCCCGGCGTTGACGGCCAGCCGCACCGTGCCACCGAACAGTCCGGCCTGCTCGATCGTCTGGCTGGCGCCGGTGCCGATCACGTCAGGCGGCCGGTCGGAGCTCAGCACCAGCAGCGGAACGCCCGCGTACGAGGCCTCCAGCACCGCTGGGTGCAGGTTCGCCACGGCCGTGCCGGACGTCGTGCAGACCGGCACCGGACGCCCCGACCGCAGCGCGAGCCCGAGCGCGAGGAAGCCTGCCGTGCGCTCGTCGATCCGGACGTGCAGCCGCAACCGGCCGGCGGCGTCCGCGGCGTGCAGAGCGAACGACAGGGGCGCGTTGCGCGATCCGGGGCACAGCACCGCGTCGGTGACGCCGCACCGGACCAGCTCGTCGACGACCAGCCGCGCGTGGGTCGTCGACGGGTTCACGGGAGGAGAGCCTATGTCGGGATGACCTGGAAGGCCGTGGCGAGGCGGGAACCGGGGAACCGGGCGGCGGCGTCCTCTGCGGCCTCGCGCAGGAACTGCTCCGGGTCGGCCATCGGCCCGCCGAGCGCCTCGAGGTAGGCCTTGTGCGCCCGCAGCGACGCCACCCCACGCTCGAAGTGCTCCTCGACGTCGACGGCGTGCCCGGCGAGCGGCGAGGCCAGCACCAGCGCCTGGCGCACGCCGCTCCACGGCTCGCCGACCTCGGGGAAGAGCCAGCGGTTGGCCGCGTCGCGCACGGCGTCGAGGGTGGCCAGGCCGACCGTGCGGTGGTCGGCCATGTTGAAGTGCCCGCCCGGGAACGTGTCGTGGTGGTTGACCGTGATCACGACGTCCGGGCGGTGCCGGCGGATCGCTGCCGCGATGTCGCGGCGCAGCGGCACGTCGTAGGTGACCAACCCGTCCGGGTGATCCAGGAACTCCACGACGTCGACGCCGACCTCCGCGGCGGCCGCCCGCTGCTCGGCCTCCCGCAGCGGCCCGCACTCCGCGGGCGGGAGCGTGTCGATCCCGGCCTCTCCGCGGGTGACGAGCAGGTAGGCGATGTGGCGGCCCTGCGCCGTCCAGCGTGCGATGGCGGCCGCACCGCCGTATTCGAGGTCGTCCGGATGGGCCACGACGGCGAGTCCGCGCTCGAACTCCTCCGGGAAGGGCTGGAAATGATCGGACATGGGGCGATCCTGCCCTCCCGGATGCGTCAGCGGGGCCGGGGCGTAGCGTCGACCCAGCTGAGGGGGGCACGACGCGTGCCCGGACCAGGAGTTCCATCACATGACCGCCACACGCCCGGCCACCGACCGGCCCGGCGAGACCACCCTCGACCACCTCCTCACGGTGCTCGCCGCACCCGCGGAGCTGCTCTCCGATCCAGACGGCCAGGTCCGTCCGGAGGGCGCACAGGGCTTCTACGTGGGCGACACGCGCTACTGCAGCCGCCTGGAGATCGACGTCGACGGCGTCGACCTGCGGTTCGCAGCGGCCGGCCTCGACGGGGCCTGCCGCGCGTGGTTCGAGGGCGAGCTGCCCGGCGTGCGGGTGCGCCGAGAGCGCCGGATCGCCGACCGCACCGCGGTCGAGGAGATCACCCTGCACAACTCCGGGAGCAGCCCCGTCGACCTGCGGCTCGTCCTGCGCGCCCGCAGCGACCTGTCGGCCACCCCGGTGGTCAAGTCCGGCGTACCGCTCGCCGAGGTGCCGCCCACGGTTCACGGCGGCGAGATCCGCTGGTCCCGGGGCGACGTGGCCGCCTCGCTCGCCACGACACCCGCCCCGGACGAGATCGGCGCCGACGGCCCCGACGCCGTACTGGGCTGGCCGCTGCGTCTCGTGCCGGGCGCACGCTGGACCCTGCACGTCGTCCTCGCGCCGTCGCCCGCCGGGCCGGAGGACTTCCGCCCGGCCGCCCCGCTCGAATGGCGGCCGGACGAGCGTGCGGCGGCCGGACCTCGCGCCGGCCTGCTGCGCCAGAGCCTCGCCGACCTCGGGGGCCTGCTGCTCGCCGACCCGATCGACCCGGACGACCGGTTCGCCGCGGCCGGCAGCCCCTGGTTCTGCACCCTCTTCGGGCGCGACTCGC from Pseudonocardia cypriaca encodes:
- a CDS encoding purine-cytosine permease family protein codes for the protein MTTTSEGPSTGKVEAALETRGIEPVPADERHGRPAQLFWVWFAANISILGLPLGATLVALGLTVWQAVVVAAIGSVGSFAIVGAVSIAGRRGGAPGLTLSRAVFGARGNIGPTAVSLISRLGWETVNTTTAAFALLSLCTILFGASPAATDHPWLTVACITVFVLLTVVVSGLGHAVLVSVQRWATWVFGALNIVVGAFLVATVDWAAVGAATPAPVGTMIAGVGIIAAGTGIGWANASADVSRYQAPGVKAGSLVLSAAAGAGIPLVLLISLGSMLAAGDPSLADAGDPVAAIRAMLPTWMAVPYLVAAFGGLLLSNHLSVYSAGLTTLTLGLRMPRVYAVVVDVVVTFVGAIYFILVADDFYGPFIAFISLLAVPITAWVGVFATDMLRREHYDPVALMDVRRTSAYWYRGGVEWRAVTAWAAAIVAGYLFVTAGPSDAPWFSGPLAGSWFGENGLGWVVTFVVAAGIYGGLGGARR
- a CDS encoding PIG-L deacetylase family protein; this translates as MSDHFQPFPEEFERGLAVVAHPDDLEYGGAAAIARWTAQGRHIAYLLVTRGEAGIDTLPPAECGPLREAEQRAAAAEVGVDVVEFLDHPDGLVTYDVPLRRDIAAAIRRHRPDVVITVNHHDTFPGGHFNMADHRTVGLATLDAVRDAANRWLFPEVGEPWSGVRQALVLASPLAGHAVDVEEHFERGVASLRAHKAYLEALGGPMADPEQFLREAAEDAAARFPGSRLATAFQVIPT
- a CDS encoding ADP-ribosylglycohydrolase family protein, which gives rise to MSERDRAIGALAGLALGDALGMPTQSMSREWITSRYGRVTTLLDAAPDQPIAPGMPAGSVTDDTEQALLLAGLLIDGAGRVDATAFADALERWEADMVRRGSADLLGPSTKRAIQRLRAGEAPDEAGRDGTTNGAAMRVAPVGVAVPVTDQDALLDAVVQASRVTHNSSIGIAAAAAVAAAVSAGVAGESLSSALDAAEHAAAAGARRGHWAAGGDIAARIRWARGFVRGRDRADLADAVADVIGTSVAAQESVVAAFALAEALGDAPLEALTLAAEIGGDTDTVAAICGAVLGAHHGVGGLPADLLDTVLRVNGLDPAPVADGLLRLRHGSST
- the menD gene encoding 2-succinyl-5-enolpyruvyl-6-hydroxy-3-cyclohexene-1-carboxylic-acid synthase; translation: MNPSTTHARLVVDELVRCGVTDAVLCPGSRNAPLSFALHAADAAGRLRLHVRIDERTAGFLALGLALRSGRPVPVCTTSGTAVANLHPAVLEASYAGVPLLVLSSDRPPDVIGTGASQTIEQAGLFGGTVRLAVNAGIGGDPARSRSFVDRLVAAATGASGGPPGPAHLNLPFAEPLVPDEPGEAPAGRPDGEPRTRVVPAARQVGPLPLDPAAPTLVIAGHGAPEDLLDLPVPVVAEPASAAWPAGVRTGPWLLGASPALRPAQVVVAGRPTLHRSVQRLLADPDVTVHALADPRGMPWTDVAGSVRAIGSLPRLHPGRSWTDRWRAADAAAAEALDKALDDPAAPGGLRLARELVAALPSGAQLVLGSSNPVRDVALAAAPRPDLTVLANRGVAGIDGTVSTAIGAALAHEGPAYALIGDLTLLHDTTGLVLGPDEPRPDLTIVVLNDGGGGIFGLLEQGDPAHAAAFERVFGTPHDVDLAALCAATGTGHVPADLPDLAGALVPAPGLRVVEVRADRRELREGHAKLRAAVDAVLAEVF
- a CDS encoding PfkB family carbohydrate kinase, whose amino-acid sequence is MTGRLIHTGQVILDLVMRVKGLPPVGGDVFASHTDLQPGGGFNVMAAAARAGAEVVYAGGHGGGRFGDLARAAMAAEGITAALPPTPGSDTGICVVLVDGTGERTFVTGSGAESTVDAAALAAVPVTAADVVYVSGYSLLVPDKAAVLLDRLTTLDDPTVLVDPGPLVGEIDPTAWTRLLERTSILSANAREARILTGETDGWAASAKLARRLPPSAAVIVRDGAAGCLVTRDGTRTHVPGIPVEVVDTTGAGDAHCGVLAAELLRGADLVGAATRANAAAALAVTRPGPATAPTREEVDLLLATTS